The following coding sequences are from one Alphaproteobacteria bacterium window:
- a CDS encoding alpha/beta hydrolase: protein MPEVIINGPEGRLEGRYYPAKVPNSPIALLLHPHPQHGGTMNNKVVYQLYQMFVRRGFATLRFNFRGVGRSQGSFDRGEGELSDAASALDWLQTQNRDAPMCWVGGFSFGAWIGMQLLMRRPEITGFLSVSPPANMYDFSFLAPCPASGLITHGDKDDIVPQESVTDLIAKLAKQKDVIIDFQVLKGATHFYNEHLDELEKTVSGYLDRRTAEIEAALAAEIEDLDDAEEADDDDKD from the coding sequence ATGCCTGAAGTGATCATCAACGGCCCCGAAGGTCGTCTCGAAGGCCGTTACTATCCGGCAAAAGTTCCGAATTCTCCGATCGCCCTGCTGCTGCATCCGCACCCGCAGCATGGCGGCACGATGAACAACAAGGTCGTTTATCAGCTCTATCAGATGTTTGTCCGACGCGGATTTGCGACCCTTCGATTCAACTTTCGCGGCGTCGGGCGTAGCCAGGGCAGCTTCGACCGCGGCGAAGGCGAACTCTCGGATGCCGCATCGGCCCTCGACTGGCTGCAGACACAGAACCGAGACGCCCCGATGTGCTGGGTCGGCGGATTTTCGTTCGGCGCCTGGATCGGCATGCAGTTACTGATGCGGCGTCCCGAGATAACGGGTTTCCTATCGGTGTCACCACCCGCCAACATGTATGACTTCTCGTTCCTCGCGCCCTGCCCGGCCTCCGGCTTGATCACCCATGGCGACAAGGACGACATCGTTCCTCAGGAATCGGTGACCGACCTGATTGCAAAGCTCGCGAAGCAGAAGGACGTGATCATCGATTTCCAGGTTCTCAAGGGCGCCACCCATTTCTACAATGAACATCTGGACGAACTTGAGAAAACCGTGAGCGGTTACCTCGACCGGCGAACGGCGGAAATCGAGGCCGCACTTGCGGCCGAAATCGAGGATCTGGATGACGCCGAAGAGGCCGACGACGACGACAAAGACTAA
- the cysE gene encoding serine O-acetyltransferase — translation MVFKHLFDDLDAYLERDPAASSRFMVAISYPGFHAVVWFRLAHWLWSYRLKVLARFVSNIGRFLTGVDIHPGAKIGNRLVIDHAIGVVIGETAEIADDVTIYHNVTLGGIAPSVESQSQKDVKRHPTLLSGSIIGSGAQVLGPVTVGRNARVGANAVVVKDVPENCTVVGIPAQPVATSSCSPEQFSAYGTPTDDIPDPDAKAMGAMLNEISTLRMRVQELERELEERIQLRRASAEKESDSDEPSASY, via the coding sequence ATGGTCTTCAAGCATCTCTTTGACGATCTGGACGCGTATCTGGAACGCGATCCGGCAGCAAGTTCTCGATTCATGGTGGCGATCAGCTATCCGGGCTTCCATGCGGTGGTCTGGTTTCGCCTCGCACATTGGCTCTGGTCCTACCGACTGAAGGTCCTGGCGCGGTTCGTGAGCAACATCGGGCGGTTCCTCACGGGCGTGGATATTCACCCCGGTGCCAAAATCGGCAACCGGCTCGTGATCGATCATGCAATCGGCGTTGTGATCGGCGAGACCGCTGAAATCGCGGACGATGTAACGATCTATCACAACGTCACGCTCGGCGGGATTGCGCCATCGGTCGAAAGCCAATCCCAGAAGGATGTGAAGCGGCATCCGACGTTGCTTTCGGGATCGATCATCGGCTCGGGTGCCCAGGTACTGGGACCGGTGACCGTTGGACGAAATGCGCGCGTTGGCGCGAATGCCGTCGTGGTGAAGGACGTGCCGGAGAATTGTACGGTCGTCGGAATTCCCGCCCAGCCGGTGGCAACGTCGTCCTGCTCGCCGGAGCAGTTCTCGGCCTATGGAACGCCGACGGACGATATCCCCGATCCCGATGCCAAGGCGATGGGCGCCATGTTGAACGAGATCAGCACCTTGCGCATGCGCGTGCAGGAACTCGAGCGCGAGCTCGAGGAGCGCATCCAACTGCGTCGCGCATCGGCGGAGAAAGAGTCGGATTCCGACGAACCCTCGGCCTCTTACTAA
- a CDS encoding Rrf2 family transcriptional regulator, translated as MKLSTKGRYGVMAMVDLAQFGALGPVALSEVAERQEISLSYLEQLFAKLRRAGLVTSVRGPGGGYKLANAAGEIRIADVISAVDEPIRTTGCKPGATKGCIRRSSRCMTHDLWEELGHQIHTYLNSVSLADVCEGRVSAQPPRAPAAAFSEIAAE; from the coding sequence GTGAAACTCAGTACCAAAGGGCGCTACGGCGTCATGGCGATGGTGGATCTGGCGCAATTTGGCGCGTTGGGCCCAGTCGCGTTGTCGGAGGTGGCAGAACGACAGGAAATTTCACTGTCCTATCTGGAACAGCTTTTTGCGAAACTGCGCCGGGCAGGCCTGGTGACAAGCGTTCGCGGTCCGGGCGGCGGATACAAGCTTGCAAATGCCGCCGGAGAAATTCGGATTGCCGATGTGATTTCCGCCGTCGACGAACCCATCCGCACCACGGGTTGTAAACCGGGTGCGACAAAGGGGTGCATCCGGCGCAGCAGTCGCTGCATGACCCATGACCTGTGGGAAGAACTGGGCCATCAGATTCACACCTATCTGAACTCGGTCAGCCTGGCGGATGTCTGTGAGGGGCGGGTCAGTGCCCAGCCGCCGCGCGCGCCGGCCGCGGCATTCTCCGAGATCGCGGCGGAATAG
- a CDS encoding cysteine desulfurase family protein, giving the protein MDTYLDHNATTPVRPEAAEAVARALTRHGNASSVHRYGRLVRHVVDEARESVASLVGVAPANVVFTSGGTEANNQALRGFDGSVLVTAVEHDSVLTARDDAKIIEVDAEGVLRLDRLRESLSRCEAPALVSVMLANNETGVLQPVCEVVQLAHECGALVHCDAVQATGKVDVSFTELGIDMMSLSAHKLGGPQGIGALVVRDGLDPEPLLRGGGQERRRRAGTENVAGAAGFGAAARIAREALNSFAGLGGLRDDLENRLRTEVPDVVVHGSGAQRLPNTSCIGMPGMTAEIQVMQLDLAGVAVSSGSACSSGKVTPSHVLRAMGQDDAAAQSAIRVSLGWDSRAQDVDRFVEAWTAMAQRRNTDMTSRRSVA; this is encoded by the coding sequence TTGGACACCTATCTCGATCATAACGCGACGACGCCTGTCCGGCCCGAGGCGGCCGAGGCGGTCGCGCGCGCATTGACCCGGCACGGTAACGCATCGTCGGTCCACCGGTATGGTCGGTTGGTGCGCCACGTTGTTGATGAGGCTCGGGAGTCTGTTGCGTCGCTTGTTGGCGTGGCACCGGCGAATGTTGTTTTCACGTCGGGCGGCACCGAGGCGAATAACCAGGCGCTTCGCGGTTTCGACGGCAGTGTGTTGGTCACGGCGGTCGAGCATGATTCCGTGCTTACCGCGCGCGACGATGCAAAGATCATTGAAGTCGACGCCGAAGGTGTCCTGCGTCTCGACCGGTTGCGGGAGAGCCTGAGCCGCTGCGAAGCCCCCGCACTTGTCTCTGTCATGCTCGCCAACAACGAGACGGGTGTCTTGCAGCCGGTTTGTGAAGTCGTGCAGCTGGCCCATGAATGTGGCGCGCTGGTGCATTGTGATGCCGTGCAGGCGACGGGCAAGGTCGACGTTTCCTTTACGGAACTTGGCATCGATATGATGAGCCTCTCGGCACACAAGCTGGGAGGCCCCCAGGGGATTGGTGCTCTCGTTGTCCGCGACGGGCTCGACCCCGAACCGCTGCTGCGAGGCGGCGGGCAGGAGCGGCGGCGACGTGCAGGGACAGAGAATGTCGCGGGCGCGGCCGGCTTCGGCGCGGCGGCGCGCATCGCGCGAGAAGCCCTGAATTCATTTGCTGGCCTTGGCGGGCTTCGCGACGATTTGGAAAACCGGCTGCGCACTGAAGTGCCGGATGTTGTCGTCCATGGTTCGGGTGCCCAAAGGCTGCCCAACACAAGCTGCATCGGCATGCCGGGCATGACGGCGGAGATTCAGGTCATGCAACTCGACCTGGCCGGAGTCGCGGTGAGTTCGGGTTCTGCCTGTTCGAGCGGCAAGGTGACGCCGAGCCATGTATTGCGCGCCATGGGGCAAGACGACGCGGCGGCACAATCGGCTATTAGAGTCTCTTTGGGTTGGGATTCGAGAGCACAGGATGTCGATCGGTTTGTCGAGGCCTGGACCGCCATGGCACAACGCCGAAATACAGACATGACGTCGCGGAGGTCTGTGGCATGA
- a CDS encoding aminotransferase class V-fold PLP-dependent enzyme: MSPAPTAIYLDHQATTPVDPRVLDAMLPWFSETFGNAHSEQHAWGRQSAEAVEVAREQVAALIGASAREIVFTSGATESNNLAIKGAVRFAMRHGRGNHIITVTTEHKCVLESCAAIAEEGADVTIIGVGADGLVDPELVAAAMTDNTVLVSVMAVNNEIGVVQPLSELGTLCRARGVLLHTDAAQAAGKVELDVDAMRIDLLSISGHKMYAPKGIGVLYTRRRPRARLLAEMSGGGQERGNRSGTLPVPLVVALGEAAVIATSEMSAEGTRLAGLRATMLDSLRASHGDLFVNGSMDHRVPGNLNIGFPGVDAEALMAALETVAISTGSACTSASVEPSYVLRALGLEVADAGASIRIGFGRFTTEAEVDAAAKLIAEAVGTQRGDRATRAAE; this comes from the coding sequence ATGAGCCCGGCGCCGACGGCGATCTATCTCGACCATCAGGCGACCACGCCGGTGGACCCGCGCGTGCTCGACGCGATGCTGCCCTGGTTCAGTGAGACCTTCGGCAATGCTCATTCCGAGCAGCATGCCTGGGGACGGCAGTCCGCGGAGGCCGTTGAGGTTGCCCGTGAACAGGTGGCGGCGCTGATCGGCGCGAGCGCACGCGAAATCGTTTTTACATCCGGGGCAACGGAATCGAACAATCTGGCCATCAAGGGCGCGGTGCGTTTTGCCATGCGCCACGGCCGTGGCAATCACATCATCACTGTCACGACCGAACATAAATGCGTTCTCGAATCCTGCGCGGCAATAGCCGAGGAGGGTGCTGACGTGACGATCATCGGCGTGGGCGCCGACGGATTGGTCGACCCGGAACTGGTAGCGGCGGCCATGACGGACAACACCGTGCTCGTCTCGGTCATGGCCGTGAACAATGAGATCGGCGTCGTCCAACCCTTGTCCGAACTGGGTACTCTGTGCCGCGCGCGCGGTGTGCTGCTGCATACGGATGCCGCGCAGGCAGCGGGCAAGGTGGAGCTGGATGTCGATGCCATGCGGATCGATCTGCTGAGCATCTCCGGTCACAAAATGTACGCCCCCAAGGGCATTGGCGTGCTTTACACGCGCCGCCGGCCGCGCGCGCGCCTGCTTGCGGAGATGAGCGGCGGCGGTCAGGAACGCGGTAATCGCTCCGGTACGCTCCCGGTGCCGCTGGTCGTCGCGCTGGGTGAGGCGGCCGTCATTGCCACGTCGGAAATGTCCGCCGAAGGGACGCGATTGGCGGGATTGCGCGCGACCATGCTCGACAGTTTGCGCGCATCCCACGGGGATCTGTTTGTGAATGGTTCCATGGATCACCGGGTGCCGGGAAACCTGAACATCGGCTTCCCGGGAGTTGATGCGGAGGCGCTGATGGCGGCGCTGGAAACCGTGGCAATTTCGACGGGATCGGCCTGTACTTCGGCGTCTGTCGAACCATCTTATGTATTGCGCGCGCTCGGTCTCGAGGTCGCGGACGCCGGCGCAAGCATTCGAATTGGATTTGGCCGCTTCACCACGGAAGCGGAAGTTGATGCCGCGGCGAAGTTGATCGCCGAGGCTGTTGGCACGCAGCGCGGCGATCGCGCCACGCGGGCCGCCGAATAG
- the sufB gene encoding Fe-S cluster assembly protein SufB: protein MAATTEAIEQVRSIGEQYKYGFVTDIDIDLAPKGLSEDIVRLISKKKEEPEWMLEWRLKAYAHWLTMEEPTWQKPQYPAIDYQDSYYYAAPKTTEGPMSLDEVDPKLLETYEKLGIPLREQEVLAGVQGAPAVAVDAVFDSVSVATTYKAKLEEQGIIFGSISEAIRNHPELIQKYLGSVVPQGDNFFAALNAAVFTDGSFVYIPKGVRCPMELSTYFRINAENTGQFERTLIIADEGSYVSYLEGCTAPQRDENQLHAAVVELVALDDAEIKYSTVQNWYPGDEDGKGGIYNFVTKRAACRGKNSKVSWTQVETGSAITWKYPSCILQGDNSVGEFYSVAITNNAQLADTGTKMIHIGKNTRSRIISKGISAGKADQTYRGLVRVQRGANGARNYTQCDSLLIGDKCGAHTIPYIESQNPSAQVEHEATTSRIGEDQLFYCQQRGMEDEEAVALIVNGFCKEVLQTLPMEFAVEAQKLVGISLEGSVG, encoded by the coding sequence ATGGCAGCCACCACTGAGGCAATAGAGCAGGTCCGTTCGATCGGCGAGCAGTACAAGTACGGGTTCGTCACGGACATCGATATCGACCTCGCCCCCAAGGGGCTGAGCGAGGATATCGTCCGTCTGATTTCGAAGAAGAAGGAAGAGCCGGAATGGATGCTCGAATGGCGGCTCAAGGCCTATGCCCACTGGCTCACCATGGAAGAGCCGACCTGGCAGAAGCCGCAATATCCGGCGATCGACTACCAGGATAGCTACTACTACGCGGCCCCGAAGACGACAGAGGGGCCGATGTCGCTTGATGAGGTCGATCCCAAGTTGCTGGAGACCTATGAGAAACTCGGCATTCCTCTGCGTGAGCAGGAGGTTCTGGCAGGTGTCCAGGGCGCACCGGCGGTGGCGGTCGATGCCGTGTTCGACAGCGTATCCGTGGCGACCACATACAAGGCCAAACTCGAAGAGCAGGGGATCATCTTCGGCTCGATCTCCGAGGCGATCCGAAACCACCCGGAATTGATCCAGAAATATCTCGGTTCGGTCGTGCCGCAGGGCGACAATTTCTTCGCGGCCCTCAATGCCGCAGTGTTTACCGATGGTTCGTTCGTCTACATCCCGAAGGGTGTGCGTTGCCCGATGGAATTGTCGACCTACTTCCGCATCAATGCCGAGAACACCGGTCAGTTCGAACGCACGTTGATCATCGCCGATGAGGGCTCGTATGTTAGCTATCTTGAGGGCTGCACGGCACCCCAGCGCGACGAGAACCAGTTGCATGCGGCAGTTGTCGAACTGGTCGCACTCGATGATGCCGAGATCAAATACTCGACCGTCCAGAACTGGTACCCGGGCGACGAGGACGGCAAGGGCGGGATCTACAATTTCGTCACCAAGCGGGCCGCCTGCCGAGGGAAAAACTCCAAGGTCTCGTGGACCCAGGTGGAGACCGGCTCGGCGATCACCTGGAAATATCCGAGCTGTATCCTGCAGGGTGACAATTCGGTTGGTGAGTTCTACTCGGTCGCGATCACGAACAATGCGCAGCTGGCGGACACCGGGACCAAGATGATCCACATCGGCAAGAACACCCGCTCGCGGATCATCTCCAAGGGAATTTCGGCGGGCAAGGCGGATCAGACCTATCGCGGCTTGGTACGGGTGCAGCGCGGCGCGAATGGTGCGCGCAATTACACCCAGTGCGACAGCCTGCTGATCGGTGACAAGTGCGGCGCCCACACGATCCCCTATATCGAGAGTCAAAACCCTTCCGCGCAGGTCGAGCATGAAGCGACGACCAGCCGAATCGGCGAGGATCAGCTGTTCTATTGCCAGCAGCGTGGCATGGAAGATGAAGAGGCCGTGGCGCTCATCGTCAACGGGTTCTGCAAGGAAGTCTTGCAGACCCTGCCGATGGAGTTCGCGGTTGAGGCCCAGAAGCTGGTCGGGATCAGCCTCGAAGGCAGCGTGGGCTAA
- the sufC gene encoding Fe-S cluster assembly ATPase SufC: MALLEIRNLHASVDGKAILNGLNLTIDAGEVHAIMGPNGSGKSTLSYVLTGRAGYEVTDGEILFDGNDVIEMDPDERAREGVFLAFQYPVEIPGVTSMTFLRTAVNAVREHRGESTFDPMDFVKYVRARATDLNISDDMLKRAVNVGFSGGEKKRMEMLQMAALEPRIAILDETDSGLDIDALKVVADGVNAMRSPDRGILLITHYQRLLDYIVPDHVHVLANGQIVKSGDKALAFELEEKGYAEFLDNAA; this comes from the coding sequence ATGGCGTTACTGGAAATCCGCAACCTGCACGCGAGCGTCGACGGCAAGGCGATCCTGAATGGATTGAACCTGACCATCGATGCCGGTGAGGTGCATGCGATCATGGGGCCGAACGGCTCGGGCAAGAGCACTCTCTCTTATGTCCTGACCGGACGCGCCGGTTACGAGGTGACCGACGGCGAAATTCTGTTCGATGGGAACGACGTCATCGAGATGGACCCCGACGAGCGCGCCCGGGAGGGTGTGTTCCTGGCATTTCAGTATCCGGTCGAAATCCCGGGCGTTACCAGCATGACGTTCTTGCGTACGGCGGTGAATGCGGTGCGTGAGCATCGCGGTGAATCGACCTTCGACCCGATGGACTTCGTCAAATATGTGCGGGCGCGCGCCACCGACCTGAACATCTCGGATGACATGCTCAAGCGGGCGGTCAATGTGGGCTTCTCGGGCGGCGAGAAGAAACGCATGGAGATGCTCCAGATGGCCGCGCTCGAACCGCGCATCGCGATCCTCGACGAGACGGATTCGGGTCTCGATATCGATGCGCTCAAGGTCGTGGCAGACGGCGTGAACGCCATGCGTTCTCCGGACCGCGGGATTCTCCTGATCACCCACTACCAGCGTCTGCTCGACTATATCGTCCCCGATCATGTGCATGTTCTGGCCAACGGCCAGATCGTGAAGTCTGGCGACAAGGCCCTGGCGTTCGAACTCGAGGAAAAAGGCTACGCCGAATTCCTCGACAACGCGGCCTGA
- the sufD gene encoding Fe-S cluster assembly protein SufD, giving the protein MPDGSGHMQPYLAQALDASSTFAGAGVGWIDALRRAGADAYGEHGLPRRRDEYWRYTNLNALLDEGFQLAETAPAIGLPTLPHPSVAGLATYRVVLVNGRVQPKLCALDGMPGDVLISGLEDLLAAAPDRLEPYLGRIAPLEDMPMAALNTAFLQDGMAIFIGENIILDKPVHLISITAPGEGAMMVQPRHLVVMGQGAEATLIETHITATGGSSFNNIVTELQLAESAKLNHFVFQEEADTSVHLSGTAVSLAAGSFYDSFVLQSGAAIGRSEIRAYLNGPGVDCRLDGVYLATGKQVVDNTTYVEHAAPECRSRQVYKGVLDGQARGVFQGKVHVLRDAQKTDGHQLSRALLLSPRAEIDARPELEIYADDVKCSHGATAGALDEDALFYLLSRGIPEATARRMLIEAFLSEAIAEIPLLAVAEDFSTHVRQWLAGNIDQQADGAGS; this is encoded by the coding sequence TTGCCCGACGGAAGCGGACATATGCAGCCTTATCTGGCCCAGGCCCTCGACGCATCGTCGACCTTTGCCGGCGCGGGTGTCGGTTGGATCGACGCCCTGCGGCGCGCGGGTGCGGATGCCTATGGCGAACACGGCCTGCCGCGCCGGCGTGATGAGTATTGGCGCTATACCAACTTGAACGCGCTCCTGGATGAGGGGTTCCAGTTGGCCGAGACGGCGCCGGCAATCGGCCTGCCGACATTGCCGCACCCCTCGGTGGCTGGCCTGGCGACCTATCGCGTGGTTCTGGTGAACGGTCGCGTGCAGCCGAAACTATGCGCGCTGGACGGCATGCCCGGCGACGTCCTGATCAGTGGTCTCGAGGATCTTCTGGCTGCGGCGCCCGACAGGCTTGAGCCTTATCTGGGCCGGATCGCGCCTCTTGAAGATATGCCGATGGCGGCGCTCAATACCGCCTTCCTGCAGGACGGGATGGCGATCTTCATCGGCGAGAACATCATCCTCGACAAGCCGGTACACCTGATTTCGATCACCGCCCCGGGTGAGGGCGCGATGATGGTGCAGCCGCGCCATCTCGTGGTGATGGGGCAGGGTGCGGAAGCGACACTGATCGAGACCCACATCACGGCGACCGGCGGGTCGAGCTTCAACAATATCGTCACCGAGCTGCAGCTGGCCGAGAGCGCGAAACTCAACCATTTCGTATTCCAGGAAGAAGCCGATACGAGCGTGCATTTGTCGGGGACCGCGGTTTCCCTTGCGGCCGGGTCCTTCTACGACAGTTTCGTTTTACAAAGCGGTGCCGCCATCGGGCGCAGTGAAATTCGCGCCTATCTGAATGGCCCCGGCGTCGATTGCCGGCTCGACGGGGTGTATCTGGCAACGGGCAAGCAGGTCGTCGACAACACCACCTATGTGGAACATGCCGCGCCGGAATGCCGCTCGCGCCAGGTCTATAAGGGTGTCCTCGACGGCCAGGCGCGGGGTGTGTTCCAGGGCAAGGTGCATGTGTTGCGCGATGCGCAGAAGACGGACGGGCATCAGTTGAGCCGGGCTTTGCTGTTGTCGCCGCGCGCGGAAATCGATGCGCGGCCCGAGCTCGAAATCTACGCTGATGACGTCAAGTGCAGCCATGGTGCGACGGCCGGTGCGCTGGATGAGGATGCGCTCTTCTATCTTCTCAGCCGCGGCATTCCCGAGGCGACCGCCCGGCGGATGCTGATCGAGGCCTTCCTGTCCGAGGCGATCGCCGAGATTCCGCTGTTGGCCGTGGCGGAGGATTTCTCGACCCATGTGCGCCAATGGCTGGCCGGGAATATCGATCAGCAGGCGGACGGAGCGGGCTCATGA
- a CDS encoding cysteine desulfurase: protein MTPPDTAQAGIPAYDIDAIRADFPILGRTMHDKPLAFLDSAASAQKPRQVIDAVSGAYETEYANVHRGLYQISEAVTARYEGTRETIREYINAAHTHEIIFTRNATESINLVAYSFGRKFLEEGDEVVITELEHHSNIVPWQMLRDEKGIVLKVAPVSDDGELIMSAFENLLGPKTKLVAAAHMSNVMGTILPVEDIIRRAHAVGAKVLLDGCQSVTHIPVDVQALGCDFYVFSGHKLYGPSGIGVLYGREELLDAMPPFMGGGDMISSVTFEKSTWAKLPHKFEAGTPAIVQAIGLGAAIDYVNGIGLGAIGTHEADLLNYATQKLSSIDGLRIIGTAPNKASVVSFTLEFAHPHDVATIIDRAGVAVRAGHHCAQPLMERMDVPATVRASIGLYNNRSDIDALVAALGDVQELFG, encoded by the coding sequence ATGACGCCTCCGGATACAGCGCAGGCCGGCATCCCGGCATATGACATCGATGCAATACGGGCTGATTTCCCGATCCTCGGACGGACCATGCACGATAAACCACTGGCGTTTCTCGACAGTGCTGCGTCGGCGCAGAAACCGCGTCAGGTGATCGACGCCGTCTCGGGTGCGTATGAGACGGAGTACGCGAATGTGCATCGCGGCCTCTACCAGATCAGCGAGGCCGTGACGGCGCGCTACGAGGGCACCCGCGAGACGATCCGCGAATACATAAACGCCGCGCATACGCACGAGATCATCTTCACGCGCAATGCGACGGAATCGATCAACCTCGTGGCGTACAGCTTCGGTCGTAAGTTTCTCGAAGAGGGCGACGAAGTCGTCATTACGGAACTGGAGCACCACTCGAACATCGTGCCGTGGCAGATGTTGCGAGACGAGAAGGGCATTGTCCTGAAAGTTGCACCGGTCAGCGACGACGGCGAGTTGATCATGTCGGCGTTCGAAAACTTGCTGGGCCCGAAGACGAAACTTGTGGCCGCCGCACACATGTCGAACGTGATGGGGACGATCCTGCCGGTCGAGGACATCATCCGGCGCGCCCATGCCGTGGGGGCGAAAGTTTTGCTCGATGGCTGCCAGTCGGTAACGCACATTCCCGTCGATGTGCAGGCGCTGGGTTGTGATTTCTATGTGTTTTCCGGACACAAGCTCTATGGGCCGAGTGGTATCGGCGTGCTTTATGGCCGCGAAGAACTGCTTGATGCGATGCCGCCCTTCATGGGCGGCGGCGACATGATCTCGTCCGTGACGTTCGAAAAGTCGACCTGGGCCAAGCTGCCGCATAAATTCGAGGCGGGCACGCCGGCAATCGTCCAGGCCATCGGACTGGGCGCGGCGATCGACTATGTGAACGGAATCGGGCTGGGCGCCATTGGCACCCATGAGGCCGATCTGTTGAATTATGCGACCCAGAAATTGTCCAGTATCGACGGTTTGCGGATTATCGGTACGGCGCCAAACAAGGCGAGTGTCGTGTCGTTCACGCTGGAATTCGCCCATCCCCACGACGTCGCGACGATCATCGATCGTGCGGGGGTCGCGGTGCGCGCGGGACATCATTGTGCGCAACCCCTGATGGAGCGCATGGATGTGCCGGCGACGGTTCGCGCGTCGATCGGGCTGTACAACAACAGATCCGATATCGACGCCCTCGTGGCGGCCCTGGGTGACGTGCAGGAGTTGTTTGGCTGA
- the sufU gene encoding Fe-S cluster assembly sulfur transfer protein SufU, with protein MSDDLRELYQEVILEHGKNPRNFHASDDATNEARGNNPLCGDQLVIYLKLDGDKRVVDASFLGKGCAISMASASMMTELLKGRSQDEAQSLFEAFHDMCTGEENGRELPHDVEKLQVLSGVREFPTRVKCATLPWHTMVAALQGEDEISTE; from the coding sequence ATGAGTGATGACCTTAGAGAACTCTATCAGGAAGTTATCCTGGAGCATGGCAAGAATCCCCGGAACTTCCATGCCAGTGACGATGCCACGAACGAAGCACGCGGCAACAATCCGCTATGTGGGGATCAACTTGTGATCTATCTCAAGCTTGATGGCGATAAGCGCGTCGTGGACGCATCGTTTCTCGGCAAGGGATGCGCGATCTCCATGGCGTCGGCATCGATGATGACCGAGTTGCTCAAGGGGCGTAGCCAGGACGAGGCGCAGAGCCTGTTCGAGGCGTTCCACGATATGTGCACGGGCGAGGAGAACGGACGCGAGTTGCCCCATGACGTTGAGAAATTGCAGGTCCTTTCAGGGGTTCGTGAGTTCCCAACGCGCGTCAAATGCGCCACCTTGCCGTGGCACACCATGGTCGCCGCC